DNA from Gemmatimonadota bacterium:
ATGGCATCGCTGCTGAGGTCGTAGATCATCACGCGCGGGTCAATGCCGCGATTCGACGAGCGCATGTCGTCGGCGTCGTTGCCAAACAGGAGTTCGGGGTCTGTGGAGCGCGCGAGTATTTTTTCGAGGCGTTTTTGTTCGTCTTTGATATTGTCCCGCCCTGGGGAATATCCGAATTCAATGGCCCAAATATCGTAGGGACCAGGGCGCGTGGTATAGTAATGTCCCTGTTTTTGACCGGGCAATGCGAGGTTGACGCCTGGGTAGTCCATGACTGAACCCGTGAGGCCCATTTTGCCGGTTCGGCTTTTGTCGTGCAGTTGTGCTGGGGTGTGAAGTTGACTGGATTTCATGTTGTGGCTGAGACCGAGCGTGTGGCCGATTTCGTGCAGGATGAGATAGTAGATGCTCTCTTTGAGCAGTGCGTCAATTTCAAGTTTGGACGCGCCAGAAACGCGCAGGGTCTGGGTGCCAAATAGGTTGGATACGTGTAGCTCGTGGCCCAGGGAACAGTATTGGGGCATGTCTGAATCGGTGGTGGGTGCTGCGTTGTCAAAGAGCTTGTCATAGCGCAGGCTGTTTGTGAGAAATACAAATTCGAGCATGATGTCGGCACCCAATATTTGCCCGGTCCGCGGGTTGACAAAGCTCGGTCCATATCCGCCAAATGGGGGATTGGGCGACGAGGTCCAGCGCAGGACATTGTATCGGATATCGCCTGCTTCCCAATCGGCATCATCGGGTTGTTCTTTGACATGTACAGCATTTTTGAATCCAGCGGCTTCAAAGGCGATATTCCAGGCGAGAGCCGCTTTTTTGATGGTTGAACGCAGTTCTTTTGGGGTGGTGTTTTCGATCCAATAGATGATTGGTACGATTGGTTCGGAGCGTGTGGCTTTGGGATCCCTTTTTTTTAAGTGCCAGCGGTGGATCAAATCGCGATAAGGTGTTGCGCTTTTGGAGGTCAGGTCGGTTACTTGTGTGCTAAAGTAACCGACGCGCGGGTCGTCAAATCGCGGTTGGTAATCATTTTTTGGCATTTCGATCAGGGTGTGTTGCAGGGTGATCGTCACATTGCGGGCATCGGTTATGCCGTCGCCACCGCCTTTGGGATTGGGATTTTCATAGGTGTAGGCGATGATGAAGTCCGTGTTTTTGGGATAATTTTTGATGGATAGGCATTTGGTTTTGATTTTGCTGAGTCTGCCCAGGGAGAAATTGTTGCGGTTTTGCGTTCGGTTGACGCGATGGAGTGCTTCCGTGAGGAAGATACCGTCGGCTTTGATGAGGATGTTGCCCGTGGAGTCATTGCGTGCTGCAATTTTTTCCGACACGAGAATAGAAGGGCTGATGTTGGCTTCGGCTGCGCGACTCAGGGCGTTTTGGGGATCGAAATAGTACGCGGTGTTTTCAGAGATGATTTCGATTTTGTCAAAGTGCTTCTGAATGGAAAGCACGCGGCTGCCGCGATAGTTGCCCCTGTATGTTCCCGCCGATACAGGGGCGTTAACGGTGTGGGTGAAGTAGATGTATTCTTTGCCGATTTGCGATTCGCGGATTTGCAATTGCAATGCGCCTGTGGTCGTGTCTTCATAAACGGTGAAGAGGCCGGGGTACTTGCGGCTGGATTTGGTGAGGTCGGCTATGGTTTTTTTGGGTGCGTCCTTTTTGGGCGTTTCCTTTTTTGGGGTTTTTGCGGAATCTCGTTTGGCGACTTTTGTCGAATCCGCAGGTTGTTTTTCCTGTGCCTGAACGGGGAATGCGATTCCAAAGACGAGGGCGACTGCAATTAATAGGCGTTGAAAATTCACGGTCATATCTCCTTTCTATTCATTATGGATATCTTCGCTACGCAAAATTACCCAATTGTTTTAAAATTTTCAAGTGTGTATGTCGGCGATATGAGCTATCAATTGACTTTGTGTTTTTTTTCTGTATCTTTTTCGTTCAATTTTTTGAAGGATTGGATCACTATCGCGAGGTTTGAAAATGGCAGAAGCGGGTAGCGCGTGGTTGACGCCTAAGGAGATCGCGGATCGATTGAGTAGTCGAAAAGCGCGAGAAGTACAGGAAGATTTGCTCTATGGGCGCCGAACACGGCGTGAGATATTGGATCTGGTGATGGAAGCTGTGGGCTGCAATGAGTATTCGGCGGAAGATTTTTTGCGTGAAATTGTGAAGTGAGTCCAGGCGACCACAGTTTGATTTCAGGATGTTTGCCGCGTATCGAATTATCAATACGCGGCTC
Protein-coding regions in this window:
- a CDS encoding zinc-dependent metalloprotease, with product MTVNFQRLLIAVALVFGIAFPVQAQEKQPADSTKVAKRDSAKTPKKETPKKDAPKKTIADLTKSSRKYPGLFTVYEDTTTGALQLQIRESQIGKEYIYFTHTVNAPVSAGTYRGNYRGSRVLSIQKHFDKIEIISENTAYYFDPQNALSRAAEANISPSILVSEKIAARNDSTGNILIKADGIFLTEALHRVNRTQNRNNFSLGRLSKIKTKCLSIKNYPKNTDFIIAYTYENPNPKGGGDGITDARNVTITLQHTLIEMPKNDYQPRFDDPRVGYFSTQVTDLTSKSATPYRDLIHRWHLKKRDPKATRSEPIVPIIYWIENTTPKELRSTIKKAALAWNIAFEAAGFKNAVHVKEQPDDADWEAGDIRYNVLRWTSSPNPPFGGYGPSFVNPRTGQILGADIMLEFVFLTNSLRYDKLFDNAAPTTDSDMPQYCSLGHELHVSNLFGTQTLRVSGASKLEIDALLKESIYYLILHEIGHTLGLSHNMKSSQLHTPAQLHDKSRTGKMGLTGSVMDYPGVNLALPGQKQGHYYTTRPGPYDIWAIEFGYSPGRDNIKDEQKRLEKILARSTDPELLFGNDADDMRSSNRGIDPRVMIYDLSSDAIAQATGRIELVHDVKNKILAKYNTPGNTYHELKTAYLILTAQHRNAATVLSRYIGGIYVDRAVIGQPGATRPFTPVALADQKRAMDALAKYVLSPNAFDMPPGLYNHLQEQRRGFGFSRAPEDPKIHDRVIGIQQRVFSHLLHPTVQARLLDTALYGNKYALSDMMTDLTDAVFAADAEGTVNSFRQNLQAEYVNRLTDIIDPESKRIYASRAIALHNLKDIQNMLETKKTTDASTEAHTGYILHMIEQALDKP